Within Diospyros lotus cultivar Yz01 chromosome 15, ASM1463336v1, whole genome shotgun sequence, the genomic segment TATTGCCAATCTTGGCCAGATTCCACGCCGGCTACTTCCGGATAAGCCTCTCGCTTTGCAGCCAGGCCTTGTTATGGAAGACCCTGGGCGAGCCGATGCCGGAAGCCCACTCCCTCCGCCCCCTGCTCCGGCGACTGCCTGCGAAGGCCTTCGTTCTCCTCTGGGTGGTGGCTTTGCTCAcattaatctctctctctctcctctacaCTTTGAAGTGTCTCCTCCAGTTCAACAAGGTGAAAGACGAGTTCTCCAACCGCATCGGAGTTAACTACCTGTTTGCCCCGTGGATTTCAtggctcctcctcctccaatCCTCGCCCTTCTTTAATCCAAACACGGCCTTGTACGTGGTTCTCTGGTGGGTTTTCATCGTCCCCATTTTGGTGATGGACGTGAAGATTTACGGGCAGTGGTTCACCAAGGGGAAGAGGTTCTTGTCGGGGGTGGCGAACCCGACAAGCCAGCTGTCAGTGATCGGGAACCTGGTGGCCGCTCTGGCGGCGGCGAGGATGGGGTGGAAAGAGGCGGCGGTGGGGCTGTTTGCCCTGGGGATGGCGCATTATTTGGTATTGTTTGTGACTCTGTACCAGAGATTGGCTGGGAGTGATTGCCTTCTTCCGGCGATACTAAGGCCGGTTTTATTCTTGTTCTTTGCGGCCCCAAGCGTGGCGAGCCTGGCCTGGGACTCCATAGCCGGAAGCTTCGATAACCCGTCCAAGAtgctcttctttctttctctcttcctcttcctctccttgGTAAGCACCAAATTAATTCAGAATGTCTACAAAAGTTTGACTTGtcttctattttttcaaaaaaaaaaaaagagagaaagtcCCAAGAGTAGGAACTACTGAGAGGTAAGTAACTGCAGAtctatatatttacatttccaTTGGCTCGAACACCTTATTAGTATAATATTTTACTAAAATCTCTCTATAATATTATAAGATCTTAACTTATTATATCTTTGATCAACATGACAAAAACACTACCAAACCACAAAAGACAAACAAAAAGATGCTTACGGCCTGAATTTGAGATTCTTAGGCAAACCATCAACTTATTTATCATCTGGGCTGTGACTCTAATAGtgtagtttttttattttcttattcttttacgTGTTTAATTAGTTATCTATGTAGTTTGTGTGCTGCACACTTGAAAGGTATTTAGAATACAGTGGTTTTAGAGTTTAAGACTTAGAAAAACAtttaaagaacagaaaaaacCAAGAGATGTTGTagtcacatatatatatacagatagaACCTTCATGATTTTTCTAACAgacacgcacacacatattTGACAGCGTACGACGTCGCTTATGAATGTATTATAAGAAATgatatctttcaaaattttcttcataacTTAATCTCTTTCTCACGTTGGAACAAGGGTGTCACTTTCCAGCAGAAGATAGAAAATTGTGAGCGATCCTCgttaaaagaagaataaaagttGGCTTCGTCATCTTTTGCATGCGTGCAAGTCATTTTCATGATATCTATGgaagcaaaacaaaacaaaaagtaCAGTGAAGTGCAACAAAGCTGACAATTGACAACTGCTACCCACCTCAGATATCtcaactcatatatatatatagtgacatATATAAGATCAAAAAACCAATATATACATGATCAATCACTCGGtccatgtatgtatgtatata encodes:
- the LOC127791469 gene encoding S-type anion channel SLAH1-like isoform X2 produces the protein MAKDPSNHHTQIELVVIEPSPISTQPSHAGVSKSTILPILARFHAGYFRISLSLCSQALLWKTLGEPMPEAHSLRPLLRRLPAKAFVLLWVVALLTLISLSLLYTLKCLLQFNKVKDEFSNRIGVNYLFAPWISWLLLLQSSPFFNPNTALYVVLWWVFIVPILVMDVKIYGQWFTKGKRFLSGVANPTSQLSVIGNLVAALAAARMGWKEAAVGLFALGMAHYLVLFVTLYQRLAGSDCLLPAILRPVLFLFFAAPSVASLAWDSIAGSFDNPSKMLFFLSLFLFLSLVSTKLIQNVYKSLTCLLFFQKKKKRESPKSRNY
- the LOC127791469 gene encoding S-type anion channel SLAH4-like isoform X1, giving the protein MAKDPSNHHTQIELVVIEPSPISTQPSHAGVSKSTILPILARFHAGYFRISLSLCSQALLWKTLGEPMPEAHSLRPLLRRLPAKAFVLLWVVALLTLISLSLLYTLKCLLQFNKVKDEFSNRIGVNYLFAPWISWLLLLQSSPFFNPNTALYVVLWWVFIVPILVMDVKIYGQWFTKGKRFLSGVANPTSQLSVIGNLVAALAAARMGWKEAAVGLFALGMAHYLVLFVTLYQRLAGSDCLLPAILRPVLFLFFAAPSVASLAWDSIAGSFDNPSKMLFFLSLFLFLSLVSRPALFRKSMKKFDVAWWAYSFPLTVLAIASSEYAMEVNSAAAHVLMLLLSALSVLVSLALLLFTALNTNLLLLPPKDPFQAINPPAAAASVATANCSAV